TCGCGAATCCGTGCCGTCACCTCATCCAAACGAGCCTCCAGCGTATGCACCTTCGACACCAGCACCGGATCCTCGCACACCACCAACACATCGCCGGGTAAAACCTGTTCGCCGGACTTCACCACGACCGTCCGCACAAATCCATCGACAGCGGCCCGCACATGCGCCTCTTCTGGAATCCAGACGACGCCTTCCGCACGCGTCCGATAGGGAACCGGAACAAGGCACACGAGCCCTATCAAGCCGGCCAAAACTCCAAAACTGACGACCATCGCTCGCCCCCGGACCAGGCGAAGGCGAGGGCTGGTGAAGAGAAACGCCAGCCCCTTTCCCAGTGGAAAGAGAATCCATGTACAGGCCGTAAGACCGGCAAAGATCACGCCGAGCAGAAACAGTTGATCGGTGAGAAAGAGAAGAATGCCCACAACGACCAATATGCGGCAAACATAGGCGGCAATGGCATAGAGCACGAACCAGCGCCGCTCGCCTGGGGTCGCTGGGCCAGGTACGGCATCCCGGTGGCCGAAAAGATAGCGTTCGGCAAGGAACCCAAGATAGCGATTGGCCCGCATCTTCAAGTTGGGGATTTCCAGATAGTCCGCCAGCATGTAATAGCCGTCAAACTGGAGCAACGGATTCCCGTTGAAGATGACCGTCGAGATACCAGCCACCATAATCGCATTGTAGGCCAGCGTGCGAACCGCTCCCGGCTCGACGCTGAGCCAGACAAACATGGCGATCGCCGCTAACGCCAACTCCACCAGCATGCCGGCGGCACCGACCGCCACCCGCTGCCAGGTGCGACTGAATGCCCACGAAGCGGACGCATCAACATAGGGCACGGGAGTAAAGACAAGGAACATCACACCGAGATCGTGCACTTCACCGCCGAACGCTTTCACGGCGAACGCATGGCCCAGTTCATGAAGCAGCTTGATCGCGGGAAACAGAAACCAGAGCACCACGAGATTGTGCGGCGTCATCACCTGATCCAGCACATTCGAGGTCAGATCATGCCAATGGGAGGCGCCGACGAACAGCGCAGGCACAACGAGCGCACACCACAGCAGCGCACCTCTCCAGCCAAAGAACGGACGCACGAAGGGCAGCAGTCTGGTAAGAAATCGCTCCGGGTCCCAGAGTGGGATCTGCCACGAAAACACGCTCATCAAGCGCCGCTGCCACTTGCGCTGCCGCTGGGTTTCGAAGCGGTGAAAGATCTCCGTCGTATCGGGCGAGAGTTCGCCTTGCAGCAAATCCGCCGCATGGAGCTGGCCGAGCAACTGAATGATTTCGCCTTGAGTCGGCGCATCATCGCCAAGCTTGGCACAGACCTCTTCCCACACAGCCTGCACCGTCGCACGTCCGTTGAGGAGCCCGATCACATGGTAGGCAGCCGGAGAAAACCGATGGAATCGCGCATTGGACCGATCTTGAAGTACATACCAGACCTCGCCCCGATACAGGTGGCGATGAATCTGCGCGTGGCTCCGCAGACGCAACGCAAGATTGGCCACGCGGTACCAGGCAGGACTGAACAATGCGTCACTCATCGATCACGTTCACCCGCTGACGGTCGATGGCACAAATCCAACAACCATGCACAGCAGCATCCAGAGGTTCAGATCTACGGGAGCCATGACCAGAGGGCTAACCGGATCCAATCCGTGACTGGATGCGTCCATATCCACACCAGCCGGCGCCGGTCGACGGCGATCTTACCGGCGCCCTCCATGCCAGGCTGAAGGCGGCCGTGCGGGAGATCGAATCGAGACTCCACACGGAAAAAATTGCGTCCATCTTGGGCCGTCGAGACCGGCGTCACGGTCTCGACCATGAAATCTGCGGTGTCCGTCGGAAACGCCGAAAGCATCAGAGCCCCAGTCTGTCCGGCGCGCACATCGGCAATGTCCCGCTCGTCGACTTCGAGGACCAAGCGGTAGGCATCCAGCGGCGCAATTTCAAACAAAACCTTGCCCTTCTCGACCGGTGCGCCAAGCTCCTGACTCAAATCTCCCGTGACCACCATCCCTCGGAACGGCGCCACCATGCGAGTCCGCCCGAGTTGATCGTCGTACAGCGCGATCTCCGCCTCAACTTGCCGCAATTGCGCCGACACGATTTCAACCTGCGAGGCTTTTTGCTCCGCCATGGCCTTACTGTATTCTTTGCGCAATTCCTCAGCCCGGCCTGCGGATTTGAGCCGTTCCAATTTCAGCTCGCGATCGTCCAGAAGACACAGCAACTGTCCGGCATCGACCACGGCTCCGGCGCGGACCGGCGCCTCACGAATAAAACCATTGAACGGGGCCACCGCCGCCCGCTGCACAACCGGTTCCAAGACGGCCTTGGCGGCAACCCGGTACTCCCCCTTGGCGAATACACAGAACAGCAACAGACCAAGCACCCCGGCGGACGCCAACTTCACCGCAACGTGCCTGAGACCGATCAACGAGCGGACATACGTCCAACTCGCGTCCAGAATCTTTACGAACAACCAGCGATCATCGCGCCGCTGGACCTCAAGAATCGGCCCGACGACCGCGGCAACGGACTGGCATAGCTGAATCGTATCCTCGTCAAACGGCCGATCCGCCGGACGCTCAAGCAGAAGAGCTCCGATAGGGGCCCGGCCGCCCATAATCGGTACCGTGCAAATCGCACCGGGCGCATGCTGATGAGACAATTCGTCGTGAGCCCGCACCACCGTCGTCGACAAACCGGTCGGAGGATGAGTAATCGTCACCCGTTGATCGAGTGCCTCCTCCATCGCCGCCGCGATCGAACGAAACAGATTTGCCTGCTGCATAAACTCGGCGCTGTGGGAAACCGCCTTAACGGCAGTCCGGCCACGATCAAGAAACCCGATGCTGACCCGGTCGCACTGGCAGGCCGCCGCCAATGCCGTTGTCAAACTCATACAGGCGGCATGCACCCGGTCATGCCCCAGCACCGAGGCAACCAGATCGAGGGTTTTCTCCACGCGATCTTTGGCGGCGACTTCCTGCTCCATCCGCTCGCGGCTCACAAGCAGTTCCAGCCATCCGGCGCCCCAATGGAGCTGTCGCAACACCGCTTGCAGCTCACTTTGATCGGCGGGCGAGACATCGAGCACGATCGCCCCATGCAGCTCATTCCGCACTTCGATCGGATAGGCCACTTCACAGTGCTCCCCGACATCCGGCGAGACAACCGTCTCCGATGCGACGACCACACCCTTGCGTTCCGTCAGAGCTTGCTGCGCTGTTGCCGTGAGATAGCTCAGATTTCGGCGCGAGTCGGGCCAAAAGGCAATCGGACGAAACGGCCCTTGATCGGGAACGCCGATGAGGACCATACCGGCCCGAATGCCGTCAAGCTGCGCGCATTGCAGAGCCAGCCAGCTTCGGCAAAATCCACTGATCGTCGTCGCGTGCGCAAAGTCAGACCATAACGCGGCATCTTGGCTTGATGCCGGCACCGGCAACGCCGGAGAAGGCCCAATGCGCTGAGACTCTGCCGAAGATACCTGGCTCATCGATCAATCACCTCGCGACGATTCAAGACGAATCTTCAGCGCGTTTCCCCCTCGGTCACACAAGAACTGCATTGCGACTCACACATTGGGCCGCATCGAAGTACGGCAATCGAACCAAGAAGAAAGCGTGATCGTGGGGGATCATCATGGGAGCAGAACGGAACGAGCGGGAATGAGGAGCCTCACTCCCGCTCAGATACATCGTTACTCTGGACGGCCAGGCTGTTCCGTCATGGCGCCAAATCGCTTTTCATAATCCGTCATGACATTCGTTAAAAGCGTAGCCAGCCGTTTGGCGGCAAACGGGCTGAGAATCAACCGGTCCGTCAGCTGCACATGCACTTCGCTTTGGCCACGTTCCCACGCATTATTGATCCCGAAAATAAGGACTACTTCTTCACGTGTGGTCGACACATTACACACATTGGCATACGAGCTTTTGAGATTGGTGTCGTCCCAGCGAATGGAAGGATTCGCCGCCGCTTTCGCAGCCTGCGCAGCAGCATCCTGAGTCTGGCGGGGAGCCTTTGAGGTTTCAGTAGACATACGACTTCCTCCTGAATTGGTAATAGGTGATGGCCAACACTCCGACAATCGAGCCGAAGTATCGCATTGCGTATTCCAAAGTATCAATAGGCATAAATACTTGTAATACTAATAAGTGAAGAATGTGTGCGGGCGAGACGACACCCAGTCCAGTCATCGGTGTGCCGGGGTTCGGCTCAGCTCCCTCACCGCCCCAGGCTCCAGCCACGGCCTGCAGTAAGCGGTGCCAGAACACGGTGACGGAGCCCGAGGAAGGCGGGACGGGATGAGGGTCTCATTATCGCGTGCAACATCGACCTTGCCGACCTACTGGCACGTGATGCCCACACCCTGCCAAGCGTGATGCTTATCCGACTCAAAAACCAGACATTATGATTCTGGCGAACCTCGGCTTATACACGTGCTCAGTGAATGCCATGACGGCTTGACTGCCAGTGCAATTGAGATCATCAAAGAGACTCGGTGCCGCATGCGACACCTCCCCTATCGAATTCCGCGCCTGCTAAGCCATTTCGTTGTCCATTGCAACCGATACCCCATTGCGTGACTCTAGGGCCTCACGGTGTCCCTGCATTATTTCTTCTTCCCCGGCAACACCACTTCAATCCCATGGTCATGGGGCGCGACCTCCTCGCGCCCGGTGTCGAGGAGGAAACGCTGAAGCCAGGAGGTCTTGTGCACAGAGAAACCCAGCGCCATTTTTTTGTGAGACTCCTGAGGCCCCTCTCGCTCACGCCAATCAATCACCGGCGCGACGGCAGAAGAGCCCGTCGACGACGCACCCGGGATCGGCTCAGTTCCGCC
The DNA window shown above is from Nitrospira lenta and carries:
- a CDS encoding efflux RND transporter periplasmic adaptor subunit, yielding MSDALFSPAWYRVANLALRLRSHAQIHRHLYRGEVWYVLQDRSNARFHRFSPAAYHVIGLLNGRATVQAVWEEVCAKLGDDAPTQGEIIQLLGQLHAADLLQGELSPDTTEIFHRFETQRQRKWQRRLMSVFSWQIPLWDPERFLTRLLPFVRPFFGWRGALLWCALVVPALFVGASHWHDLTSNVLDQVMTPHNLVVLWFLFPAIKLLHELGHAFAVKAFGGEVHDLGVMFLVFTPVPYVDASASWAFSRTWQRVAVGAAGMLVELALAAIAMFVWLSVEPGAVRTLAYNAIMVAGISTVIFNGNPLLQFDGYYMLADYLEIPNLKMRANRYLGFLAERYLFGHRDAVPGPATPGERRWFVLYAIAAYVCRILVVVGILLFLTDQLFLLGVIFAGLTACTWILFPLGKGLAFLFTSPRLRLVRGRAMVVSFGVLAGLIGLVCLVPVPYRTRAEGVVWIPEEAHVRAAVDGFVRTVVVKSGEQVLPGDVLVVCEDPVLVSKVHTLEARLDEVTARIREQFPDNLVKAQILAEERLVVEENLVRAREQAEELMIRSQTAGTVVLPKGSDLPGRFLTHGGLVAYVVNLETMTVRTMVEQVDIDLIASNTKQVQVRLAERLADPADARLKRFVPAASKEIPSPALSHEGGGEVPLDPRDPKGHTALKNVFQVDVELPPPLGVLNVGGRVFVRFDHGRSPLAVQWYRKGRQLFLSRFNV
- a CDS encoding HlyD family efflux transporter periplasmic adaptor subunit, whose protein sequence is MSQVSSAESQRIGPSPALPVPASSQDAALWSDFAHATTISGFCRSWLALQCAQLDGIRAGMVLIGVPDQGPFRPIAFWPDSRRNLSYLTATAQQALTERKGVVVASETVVSPDVGEHCEVAYPIEVRNELHGAIVLDVSPADQSELQAVLRQLHWGAGWLELLVSRERMEQEVAAKDRVEKTLDLVASVLGHDRVHAACMSLTTALAAACQCDRVSIGFLDRGRTAVKAVSHSAEFMQQANLFRSIAAAMEEALDQRVTITHPPTGLSTTVVRAHDELSHQHAPGAICTVPIMGGRAPIGALLLERPADRPFDEDTIQLCQSVAAVVGPILEVQRRDDRWLFVKILDASWTYVRSLIGLRHVAVKLASAGVLGLLLFCVFAKGEYRVAAKAVLEPVVQRAAVAPFNGFIREAPVRAGAVVDAGQLLCLLDDRELKLERLKSAGRAEELRKEYSKAMAEQKASQVEIVSAQLRQVEAEIALYDDQLGRTRMVAPFRGMVVTGDLSQELGAPVEKGKVLFEIAPLDAYRLVLEVDERDIADVRAGQTGALMLSAFPTDTADFMVETVTPVSTAQDGRNFFRVESRFDLPHGRLQPGMEGAGKIAVDRRRLVWIWTHPVTDWIRLALWSWLP
- a CDS encoding DUF3467 domain-containing protein, which gives rise to MSTETSKAPRQTQDAAAQAAKAAANPSIRWDDTNLKSSYANVCNVSTTREEVVLIFGINNAWERGQSEVHVQLTDRLILSPFAAKRLATLLTNVMTDYEKRFGAMTEQPGRPE